From a single Ooceraea biroi isolate clonal line C1 chromosome 12, Obir_v5.4, whole genome shotgun sequence genomic region:
- the LOC105278889 gene encoding LOW QUALITY PROTEIN: uncharacterized protein LOC105278889 (The sequence of the model RefSeq protein was modified relative to this genomic sequence to represent the inferred CDS: deleted 2 bases in 1 codon), whose amino-acid sequence MSSVKSVIITLPKGLPKALPANELTRNALSKLSFTTSILADKARMEVRKVTSVRQQEESHDGDVTVIMKPSETCVRGKKRRLDHLTWEEKLQRKKLKNRVAAQTSRDRKKAKLDELEDTVRTLKERNELLTQECAMLKVQNDTLLTETKRLRKERDTRIGEQQYCSMCQARVSCAVPLLGSAVSPNDPLPQGGTAQPASCLTLTPSNRAAEDLDSLSPLEELFSDLQGDDYVERLEELAESLLREVTAEIQTNPHRPNEQVSVKEDPVKESDHSEAMVGQASENVETDRAGRGVGNGAAYVCDASSWHPTAGAVCGPADAAVTTTTTTTTPPSPPIKTEVEIKQESEPTLDMETLYGTYDMATNSITIIYPGEENGVGIQECVQEVVSSSADSTSSAAGHLNPSSLQSLDYMTQFSLHAYPDTISDAMNDVHSDSGASASAKLDYSSSQSDVGYESYDSPDSRQSNDLADLWHESFTELFPMLA is encoded by the exons ATGAGCTCCGTGAAAAGTGTTATTATCACCCTGCCTAAGGGACTGCCGAAGGCGCTCCCGGCGAACGAGCTGACACGCAACGCGCTATCCAAGCTGAGCTTCACCACGTCCATTCTGGCGGACAAGGCGAGGATGGAGGTCAGGAAGGTGACGTCCGTCCGGCAGCAGGAGGAATCACATGACGGTGATGTCACGGTGATCATGAAGCCGTCCGAGACGTGCGTGCGTGGCAAAAAACGTCGGTTGGATCATCTCACCTGGGAGGAGAAGTTACAGCGGAA GAAGCTGAAGAATCGAGTGGCGGCACAAACGTCGCGGGACCGGAAAAAGGCGAAATTAGACGAGCTGGAGGACACTGTGAGGACGCTAAAGGAGAGGAACGAGCTGCTTACGCAGGAGTGTGCGATGCTCAAGGTGCAAAACGATACGTTGTTGACCGAGACGAAGAGGCTGAGGAAAGAGAGGGACACGAGGATCGGAGAACAACAGTACTGTTCGATGTGCCAGGCTCGTGTCAGTTGCGCTGTACCCTTGCTGGGATCTGCAGTATCTCCAAATGACCCTCTGCCGCAGGGTGGGACAGCGCAACCGGCATCGTGTCTGACACTGACACCA AGCAACCGTGCTGCTGAAGATCTTGACTCTCTATCTCCTCTGGAGGAATTGTTTAGCGACCTCCAGGGCGACGACTACGTCGAGCGACTCGAAGAACTGGCCGAAAGCCTTCTGCGAGAAGTTACCGCCGAGATTCAAACAAATCCTCATAGACCAAATGAACAA GTGTCCGTCAAGGAAGATCCCGTTAAAGAATCTGATCATTCAGAAGCAATGGTGGGGCAGGCATCAGAAAATGTGGAAACCGATCGAGCCGGTAGAGGCGTAGGCAATGGCGCCGCCTACGTGTGCGACGCGTCCAGTTGGCATCCCACGGCTGGAGCCGTTTGCGGTCCGGCGGATGCAgcggtgacgacgacgacgacgacgacgacaccgCCGTCACCACCGATCAAGACCGAGGTCGAGATCAAGCAGGAGTCCGAGCCGACGCTGGACATGGAGACCTTGTACGGCACGTACGACATGGCCACCAATTCGATCACGATTATCTATCCGGGCGAGGAGAACGGCGTGGGCATCCAGGAATGCGTGCAGGAGGTGGTTAGCAGTAGCGCGGACAGCACCAGCAGCGCCGCCGGTCATCTCAACCCCTCGAGCCTCCAGTCGCTCGATTACATGACGCAATTCTCCCTGCACGCGTACCCGGACACCATCTCGGACGCGATGAACGACGTGCACTCGGACAGCGGTGCCAGCGCCTCCGCGAAGCTGGACTACTCCTCCAGCCAGTCGGACGTCGGCTACGAGTCGTACGACTCCCCGGACTCGCGTCAGTCGAACGACCTGGCCGATCTCTGGCACGAGAGCTTCACGGAACTGTTTCCCATGCTGGCCTGA
- the LOC105278857 gene encoding phenoloxidase 1 isoform X2 — MSNRMDILHLFDRTMEPMYMPKGRERVTFDVPLNYLSENVEGFKSITTGGTSKVPIKEMSLPDIRIPLQLGRQEPFSLFIPKHREMATSLIDTFLDMETFDDFLSTSIYCRDQVNPQMFVYAFSVAMLHRPDTRDIPIPPLTEILPEKYFDKRTLSRAKKMANLMPETSRPPVEIPREFTASDLDEEHRVAYWREDIGINLHHWHWHLVYPFEGNINIVNKDRRGELFYYMHHQVQARYNCERLCNRLPRVKRFHNWREPIQEGYFPKLDSLVADHVWPARPAGAVIKDVHRPEIYLSYDVQDLERWRDRIYEIIHTGTYIDSRGERVPLTEFEGINVLGNIMESSILSPNRSVYGDLHNLVHMAISYCHDPDHRYLENFGIMGEPATAMRDPIFYRFHGFTDRVFLEYKNTLPEYSLQQLSFAGVEITDIWVQTPDQSANVLTTFWKQSDIDLSRGLDFIPRGSLPVRFTHLFHTNFTYSIVAINRNAPRRGTVRIFIAPKRNERGMLYEFIEQKELMIEMDKFTVLLGPGRNTIERKSTDSSVTIPFEKTFRSLDENRSNDNEEFNFCGCGWPQHMLVPKGTEEGFPMELFIMISDYTGDEVQQEEPTRCRDAVSYCGLRDRKYPDARPMGYPFDRRPRAGVDTLAQFLTSNMAVTDITVRHTDI, encoded by the exons ATGAGTAACAGAATGGATATCCTTCATCTGTTCGATCGAACTATGGAGCCAATGTACATGCCcaagggaagagaaagagtcACTTTCGATGTACCGCTTAACTACTTG TCAGAAAATGTAGAAGGATTCAAATCGATTACTACTGGCGGCACGTCGAAAGTCCCGATTAAGGAGATGAGTCTGCCAGATATCAGAATACCTCTCCAGCTTGGACGTCAAGagcctttctctcttttcatccCTAAGCACCGAGAGATGGCCACGTCTCTCATCGACACCTTTCTTG ATATGGAAACGTTCGACGACTTCCTTTCGACATCGATTTACTGTCGCGATCAGGTCAATCCACAGATGTTCGTCTACGCATTCTCGGTGGCGATGCTGCATCGTCCCGATACCAGGGATATACCGATTCCACCATTGACGGAAATTTTGCCAGAGAAGTATTTTGACAAGAGAACATTAAGCAGAGCGAAGAAGATGGCAAACCTTATGCCGGAGACATCCAGG CCGCCTGTTGAAATTCCGCGAGAATTTACAGCGTCGGATCTCGACGAGGAGCATCGCGTGGCTTATTGGAGGGAAGACATTGGGATCAATCTTCATCACTGGCATTGGCATCTGGTCTATCCATTCGAAGGCaacataaatattgttaacaaGGATCGGCGAGGTGAACTGTTCTATTATATGCATCACCAGGTCCAAGCTAG ATACAACTGCGAACGTCTGTGCAACCGACTGCCTCGAGTGAAGCGCTTTCACAATTGGCGCGAGCCGATCCAGGAGGGTTACTTCCCCAAGTTGGATTCTTTGGTTGCGGACCATGTTTGGCCCGCTCGTCCTGCCGGCGCCGTAATCAAGGATGTCCATCGTCCTGAGATTTACCTGAGCTACGACGTCCAAGACCTGGAGAGATGGCGTGATCGCATCTACGAGATCATTCACACCGGTACTTATATCGACTCCCGTGGCGAGAGGGTACCTTTGACCGAGTTCGAGGGCATAAACGTGCTCGGTAACATCATGGAGTCCAGCATCCTGTCGCCCAATCGCAGCGTCTACGGCGATCTTCACAATCTCGTTCACATGGCCATCTCTTACTGCCACGATCCGGATCATCGTTACTTG GAAAATTTCGGAATCATGGGGGAACCGGCCACTGCTATGAGAGATCCCATTTTCTACAGATTCCACGGGTTCACTGATCGTGTGTTTCTGGAGTACAAGAATACACTTCCCGAGTACAGCCTACAGCAG TTGAGCTTCGCCGGCGTGGAAATCACGGACATATGGGTGCAGACTCCGGACCAGTCAGCAAACGTGCTGACGACTTTCTGGAAGCAGAGTGACATCGATCTATCTCGCGGCTTAGATTTTATACCACGCGGTAGTCTTCCCGTCAGATTCACTCATCTCTTTCATACAAATTTCACCTACAGTATCGTCGCCATCAATCGCAACGCGCCACGTCGAGGAACCGTTCGTATATTCATCGCGCCCAAGCGGAACGAACGCGGAATGCTGTACGAGTTCATAGAGCAGAAGGAGCTGATGATTGAAATGGACAAGTTTACTGTTTTGC TGGGACCGGGTCGAAATACCATCGAGCGCAAATCAACGGACTCTTCGGTAACTATACCGTTCGAAAAGACATTCCGCAGTCTCGATGAGAACAGATCAAACGATAACGAGGAATTCAACTTCTGCGGATGTGGCTGGCCACAGCACATGCTGGTACCTAAAGGAACGGAGGAAGGATTTCCGATGGAGCTCTTTATCATGATATCTGATTACACCGGCGATGAG GTGCAGCAGGAGGAACCGACCAGATGCAGGGACGCGGTGAGTTATTGCGGCCTGCGGGATCGCAAGTACCCGGACGCACGACCCATGGGCTACCCGTTCGATCGTAGACCGCGCGCGGGTGTGGACACCCTGGCCCAATTCCTCACCAGCAATATGGCAGTAACGGACATCACTGTCCGTCACACGGACATATAA
- the LOC105278857 gene encoding phenoloxidase 1 isoform X1 — protein MSNRMDILHLFDRTMEPMYMPKGRERVTFDVPLNYLSENVEGFKSITTGGTSKVPIKEMSLPDIRIPLQLGRQEPFSLFIPKHREMATSLIDTFLDMETFDDFLSTSIYCRDQVNPQMFVYAFSVAMLHRPDTRDIPIPPLTEILPEKYFDKRTLSRAKKMANLMPETSRPPVEIPREFTASDLDEEHRVAYWREDIGINLHHWHWHLVYPFEGNINIVNKDRRGELFYYMHHQVQARYNCERLCNRLPRVKRFHNWREPIQEGYFPKLDSLVADHVWPARPAGAVIKDVHRPEIYLSYDVQDLERWRDRIYEIIHTGTYIDSRGERVPLTEFEGINVLGNIMESSILSPNRSVYGDLHNLVHMAISYCHDPDHRYLENFGIMGEPATAMRDPIFYRFHGFTDRVFLEYKNTLPEYSLQQVSAHTPFLYRYRLSVYFSNLYCISLFQLSFAGVEITDIWVQTPDQSANVLTTFWKQSDIDLSRGLDFIPRGSLPVRFTHLFHTNFTYSIVAINRNAPRRGTVRIFIAPKRNERGMLYEFIEQKELMIEMDKFTVLLGPGRNTIERKSTDSSVTIPFEKTFRSLDENRSNDNEEFNFCGCGWPQHMLVPKGTEEGFPMELFIMISDYTGDEVQQEEPTRCRDAVSYCGLRDRKYPDARPMGYPFDRRPRAGVDTLAQFLTSNMAVTDITVRHTDI, from the exons ATGAGTAACAGAATGGATATCCTTCATCTGTTCGATCGAACTATGGAGCCAATGTACATGCCcaagggaagagaaagagtcACTTTCGATGTACCGCTTAACTACTTG TCAGAAAATGTAGAAGGATTCAAATCGATTACTACTGGCGGCACGTCGAAAGTCCCGATTAAGGAGATGAGTCTGCCAGATATCAGAATACCTCTCCAGCTTGGACGTCAAGagcctttctctcttttcatccCTAAGCACCGAGAGATGGCCACGTCTCTCATCGACACCTTTCTTG ATATGGAAACGTTCGACGACTTCCTTTCGACATCGATTTACTGTCGCGATCAGGTCAATCCACAGATGTTCGTCTACGCATTCTCGGTGGCGATGCTGCATCGTCCCGATACCAGGGATATACCGATTCCACCATTGACGGAAATTTTGCCAGAGAAGTATTTTGACAAGAGAACATTAAGCAGAGCGAAGAAGATGGCAAACCTTATGCCGGAGACATCCAGG CCGCCTGTTGAAATTCCGCGAGAATTTACAGCGTCGGATCTCGACGAGGAGCATCGCGTGGCTTATTGGAGGGAAGACATTGGGATCAATCTTCATCACTGGCATTGGCATCTGGTCTATCCATTCGAAGGCaacataaatattgttaacaaGGATCGGCGAGGTGAACTGTTCTATTATATGCATCACCAGGTCCAAGCTAG ATACAACTGCGAACGTCTGTGCAACCGACTGCCTCGAGTGAAGCGCTTTCACAATTGGCGCGAGCCGATCCAGGAGGGTTACTTCCCCAAGTTGGATTCTTTGGTTGCGGACCATGTTTGGCCCGCTCGTCCTGCCGGCGCCGTAATCAAGGATGTCCATCGTCCTGAGATTTACCTGAGCTACGACGTCCAAGACCTGGAGAGATGGCGTGATCGCATCTACGAGATCATTCACACCGGTACTTATATCGACTCCCGTGGCGAGAGGGTACCTTTGACCGAGTTCGAGGGCATAAACGTGCTCGGTAACATCATGGAGTCCAGCATCCTGTCGCCCAATCGCAGCGTCTACGGCGATCTTCACAATCTCGTTCACATGGCCATCTCTTACTGCCACGATCCGGATCATCGTTACTTG GAAAATTTCGGAATCATGGGGGAACCGGCCACTGCTATGAGAGATCCCATTTTCTACAGATTCCACGGGTTCACTGATCGTGTGTTTCTGGAGTACAAGAATACACTTCCCGAGTACAGCCTACAGCAGGTGAGTGCACACACCCcatttttatatcgatatcgattatCGGTTTACTttagtaatttatattgtatatcatTGTTTCAGTTGAGCTTCGCCGGCGTGGAAATCACGGACATATGGGTGCAGACTCCGGACCAGTCAGCAAACGTGCTGACGACTTTCTGGAAGCAGAGTGACATCGATCTATCTCGCGGCTTAGATTTTATACCACGCGGTAGTCTTCCCGTCAGATTCACTCATCTCTTTCATACAAATTTCACCTACAGTATCGTCGCCATCAATCGCAACGCGCCACGTCGAGGAACCGTTCGTATATTCATCGCGCCCAAGCGGAACGAACGCGGAATGCTGTACGAGTTCATAGAGCAGAAGGAGCTGATGATTGAAATGGACAAGTTTACTGTTTTGC TGGGACCGGGTCGAAATACCATCGAGCGCAAATCAACGGACTCTTCGGTAACTATACCGTTCGAAAAGACATTCCGCAGTCTCGATGAGAACAGATCAAACGATAACGAGGAATTCAACTTCTGCGGATGTGGCTGGCCACAGCACATGCTGGTACCTAAAGGAACGGAGGAAGGATTTCCGATGGAGCTCTTTATCATGATATCTGATTACACCGGCGATGAG GTGCAGCAGGAGGAACCGACCAGATGCAGGGACGCGGTGAGTTATTGCGGCCTGCGGGATCGCAAGTACCCGGACGCACGACCCATGGGCTACCCGTTCGATCGTAGACCGCGCGCGGGTGTGGACACCCTGGCCCAATTCCTCACCAGCAATATGGCAGTAACGGACATCACTGTCCGTCACACGGACATATAA